Proteins found in one Bacillota bacterium genomic segment:
- a CDS encoding pseudouridine synthase: MRINVFISSKGYCSRRQADRLILNGKVFINGIQADIGQDATENDEVIVNGELISKKLDYIYLAFHKPKGIVSTTDETKKGNIISYLNYPERIFPIGRLDKDSSGLILLTNDGQIVNPILRSEFNHEKEYIVFLDKEINSNFLSAMEKGVTIYNPVKNEYTLTKPTVIKQLSVDSFSIVLTQGLNLQIRRMVKSLGYQVRSLHRIRIMNILLENLDVGKFRPLSFKEIEELKNLIHIE; this comes from the coding sequence TTGAGAATTAATGTGTTTATCAGTTCAAAAGGATATTGTTCAAGAAGACAGGCAGATAGATTAATCCTTAATGGGAAAGTGTTTATCAATGGCATACAAGCAGACATTGGGCAAGATGCAACCGAAAACGATGAAGTGATAGTAAATGGTGAATTGATTAGCAAAAAGCTAGATTATATCTACCTGGCTTTTCATAAGCCCAAAGGGATTGTATCGACTACCGATGAAACAAAAAAAGGCAATATAATTTCTTATCTAAATTATCCAGAACGTATTTTTCCAATTGGAAGATTGGACAAAGACAGTTCTGGATTAATCTTGTTGACAAATGATGGTCAAATTGTAAATCCAATTTTAAGAAGCGAATTTAATCACGAAAAAGAATACATCGTTTTTTTAGACAAAGAAATTAATTCTAATTTTTTAAGTGCGATGGAAAAGGGTGTAACCATTTATAACCCTGTTAAAAATGAGTATACACTAACAAAACCAACAGTTATCAAACAATTATCAGTAGATTCCTTTTCAATTGTATTAACTCAAGGGCTAAATTTACAAATTCGCAGAATGGTAAAATCGCTTGGGTATCAAGTTCGGTCTTTGCATCGAATTCGGATAATGAATATCTTGCTTGAAAACTTAGATGTAGGTAAATTCAGGCCACTTTCTTTCAAAGAAATTGAAGAGTTAAAAAACCTAATTCATATAGAATAA